In the Candidatus Electrothrix sp. GW3-4 genome, one interval contains:
- the ftsY gene encoding signal recognition particle-docking protein FtsY: MLGWFKKKLSGKKKKEQAAPDKGAAQVKAAEELAPPVAEPVSQATPLAGHAGGKEQEKPQRSMFQRLQERLGKSRNHFVHRLDTLFRGRKKIDQELFDELEEILITADLGVSTAMELLDAAKSSVQRQDLSDPQALKRVLRDKILSFLQESDQAAELVLPDSGPFVIMVVGVNGVGKTTSIGKIASKFAKAGQSVLLVAGDTFRAAAIDQLKIWGDRIGVEVVAGPPKSDPSSVVFDGVAKGVAKDYDVVIIDTAGRLHTSVNLMEELKKIKRVIGKNLSTAPHEVMLVVDATTGQNAVSQAKLFNEAVGITGVTLTKLDGTAKGGIVAHICHELQIPVRFIGIGEQVDDLRDFDPEEFVDALFSVGEGSASADQAP, from the coding sequence ATGCTTGGTTGGTTTAAGAAAAAACTTTCAGGAAAGAAGAAGAAAGAGCAGGCAGCGCCCGACAAGGGTGCTGCCCAGGTCAAGGCAGCTGAGGAGCTGGCACCCCCTGTTGCCGAACCTGTTTCTCAGGCAACGCCGCTTGCAGGACATGCCGGTGGCAAGGAGCAGGAAAAGCCGCAGCGCTCTATGTTTCAGCGCCTGCAGGAGCGGCTGGGAAAAAGTCGCAATCACTTTGTCCATCGTCTGGACACCCTCTTTCGCGGCAGGAAGAAGATTGACCAGGAGCTCTTTGATGAATTGGAAGAGATCCTGATCACGGCGGACCTCGGGGTGTCCACAGCAATGGAGCTGCTGGATGCGGCCAAGAGCAGTGTCCAGCGCCAGGACCTTAGTGATCCCCAGGCCCTGAAAAGGGTCCTGCGCGATAAGATCCTTTCTTTTCTCCAGGAATCAGACCAAGCAGCGGAACTGGTTCTGCCCGACTCTGGCCCCTTTGTTATTATGGTGGTCGGGGTGAACGGGGTGGGCAAGACCACCTCCATCGGTAAGATTGCCTCCAAGTTTGCCAAGGCAGGCCAATCCGTCCTCCTGGTGGCCGGTGATACCTTCCGGGCTGCAGCTATTGACCAACTCAAGATCTGGGGCGACCGGATTGGAGTGGAGGTGGTTGCCGGACCACCCAAGTCCGATCCCTCCTCTGTGGTTTTTGATGGAGTGGCCAAGGGCGTTGCCAAAGATTATGACGTAGTCATTATCGACACGGCTGGTCGTCTCCATACCTCTGTTAACCTGATGGAGGAGCTGAAAAAGATCAAGCGGGTGATCGGCAAGAACCTGTCCACGGCTCCCCATGAGGTGATGTTGGTGGTGGATGCCACCACTGGCCAGAACGCGGTTTCCCAGGCCAAGCTGTTTAACGAGGCCGTGGGCATTACCGGCGTGACCTTGACTAAGCTGGACGGTACTGCCAAGGGCGGTATTGTCGCCCATATCTGTCATGAATTACAAATCCCGGTTCGTTTTATTGGCATTGGCGAGCAGGTCGATGACCTGCGGGATTTTGATCCTGAAGAGTTTGTTGATGCCCTATTCAGCGTAGGGGAGGGGAGTGCATCCGCTGATCAGGCCCCCTGA
- a CDS encoding lipoprotein-releasing ABC transporter permease subunit: MSFERFVSFRYLRAKRKQKFISLISVISVLGVAVGVMALIVVLSVYTGFTEGLRDQIIGINSHVMVHGPGNGIADPEQLKQEVEAVKGVEAATPNIYGQALITSGQYSSGIAVRGIDPATAGQVLNLEAKMVSGRLSDLANDSGLPLIFLGRELAIQLRVDLGWKIRLLSPNGTLTPMGVLPKVQTCVVGGIFATGMYEYDSTIGFVNLETARLLVGIDDKGVQSLELRVRDIDKADVVAKAVRQHIGPSYLVRDWKQANQNLFAALKLEKIGIFIALALIILVASLNIISALVMVVMEKNKDIAILKSMGAKTGSIMRIFFYQGAVIGITGTVLGVGAGLSLCSLLKRYKIIELPRNVYPMSTLPIKVVPEDIAVVAIVAVLITLLATLYPSWKASRVRPADALTYE, translated from the coding sequence ATGTCCTTTGAACGTTTTGTCAGCTTCCGCTATTTACGAGCCAAGCGCAAACAAAAATTTATTTCCCTCATCTCGGTTATCTCCGTGCTCGGAGTCGCTGTCGGGGTAATGGCCCTGATCGTGGTGCTTTCCGTCTATACCGGCTTTACTGAGGGCCTGCGGGACCAGATTATCGGCATTAATTCGCATGTGATGGTTCATGGTCCGGGAAACGGAATAGCTGATCCTGAACAGCTGAAACAGGAGGTGGAGGCCGTAAAGGGCGTGGAGGCCGCAACGCCGAATATCTACGGCCAGGCCTTGATCACCTCGGGCCAGTACTCATCAGGGATCGCGGTGCGCGGGATTGATCCTGCCACTGCGGGCCAGGTTCTCAATCTGGAAGCCAAGATGGTCAGTGGGCGATTGAGCGACTTAGCAAATGACTCTGGATTGCCCCTGATCTTTCTCGGTCGGGAACTGGCAATCCAGTTGCGAGTGGATTTGGGCTGGAAGATCAGGCTGCTGTCTCCTAACGGGACCCTGACCCCCATGGGGGTGCTCCCCAAGGTGCAGACCTGTGTGGTCGGCGGGATCTTCGCCACAGGCATGTATGAGTACGATTCCACCATCGGTTTTGTCAATTTAGAGACAGCACGCCTCCTTGTCGGGATTGACGACAAGGGGGTACAAAGCCTTGAGCTGCGGGTACGCGATATTGATAAGGCCGATGTCGTGGCAAAGGCCGTGCGGCAGCATATTGGCCCTTCCTATCTGGTGCGGGACTGGAAACAGGCTAATCAGAATCTTTTTGCCGCCCTAAAGCTGGAAAAGATCGGTATCTTTATCGCCTTGGCGCTTATTATTCTGGTGGCCTCTCTGAATATCATCAGTGCCCTGGTCATGGTGGTGATGGAAAAGAATAAGGATATTGCTATCCTTAAGTCTATGGGGGCCAAGACCGGTTCCATTATGCGTATTTTTTTCTATCAGGGAGCAGTAATTGGTATTACTGGTACCGTGCTCGGGGTCGGAGCCGGTCTGAGCCTTTGTTCCCTGCTGAAACGCTATAAGATTATTGAATTGCCCCGTAATGTTTATCCCATGTCCACCCTGCCGATCAAGGTGGTGCCTGAGGATATAGCGGTGGTCGCCATTGTTGCTGTCCTGATCACCCTGCTTGCAACCCTTTACCCCTCCTGGAAGGCCTCCAGGGTCCGACCTGCCGATGCCCTGACCTATGAGTAA
- the lon gene encoding endopeptidase La — MDDQSQKKNTSQDPTLLPIPKELPLLPLHGFVFFPGMGFPLQVASATSKQLVDEAMEGDRMIGLVLCHKKQVDDNDTITSDDLHRVGAVGYLHKVSKTEEGYYQVLVSGIHKLSVDQFTQDQPYIRGEITILPMQVNDRDGETEALVLGIRKEFKKLGGLINLPAEIMATMDAITDPFHVGYLVTSQLNLRVNKEQEILEIVEVNLMLHRVARELNRRVNTAEMSNKLQEDIKKDIDSKQREFFLRQQMQAIRKELGEESDGKVELQELRERAAEAGLSEEAHQAVEKELTRLERISPSSPEYSVSRNYIDWVLDLPWNVSTEDTLDFNKAESDLEEEHYGLDKIKRRILEFLAVRKLKNDIHGPILCLAGPPGVGKTSLGQSIARTMGRKFSRIALGGMRDEAEIRGHRRTYIGALPGRIIQNLKKVGANNPVVLLDEIDKLGNDFRGDPASALLEVLDPEQNATFTDHYLDIEFDLSKVMFIATANMLETIPGPLRDRMEVVQLSSYTENEKLAIARKYLLKKQLREHALTEANLEMDDEALLAVIRSYTREAGVRNLERQLAAICRGVAANLARGWTEKTVVTADNLYDFLGVVNYTSEMKARTWGPGLSTGLAWTPVGGQILFIETSKMKGKGGLALTGKLGDVMKESASAALTYIRSNAESLGIDEDVFSQIDLHVHVPDGATPKDGPSAGVAMVSSLISVISDRTVRQDVAMTGEITLRGDVLPVGGIAEKVLAALRAGITELVLPVLNEKDVLEIPEEVREGIIFHYPHTIEEALEFVLEKETDNA, encoded by the coding sequence ATGGACGATCAATCACAAAAAAAGAATACATCGCAAGATCCGACCTTGCTGCCAATCCCCAAAGAATTACCCCTGCTTCCCCTGCACGGCTTTGTCTTTTTTCCGGGCATGGGGTTTCCCCTCCAGGTTGCCAGCGCCACCTCTAAGCAGTTAGTGGATGAGGCTATGGAAGGGGACCGGATGATCGGTCTGGTGCTTTGCCATAAAAAACAGGTTGATGACAACGACACCATCACCAGTGATGACCTGCACCGCGTTGGGGCTGTGGGATATCTTCATAAGGTCTCCAAGACCGAAGAGGGCTATTATCAGGTCCTGGTGAGCGGAATCCATAAGCTCAGCGTTGATCAGTTCACCCAGGATCAGCCCTATATCAGAGGCGAGATCACCATCCTCCCCATGCAGGTCAACGACAGGGACGGCGAGACCGAGGCCCTGGTGCTCGGGATTCGGAAGGAGTTTAAAAAGCTCGGTGGGCTGATCAATCTGCCTGCGGAGATTATGGCCACCATGGATGCCATCACCGATCCCTTCCATGTTGGCTATCTGGTGACCTCGCAGTTGAACCTCCGGGTCAATAAGGAACAGGAGATCCTGGAGATCGTTGAGGTCAACCTGATGCTGCATCGGGTGGCCCGGGAACTGAACAGGCGGGTCAACACCGCTGAGATGAGCAATAAGCTGCAAGAGGATATCAAGAAGGATATTGACAGCAAACAGCGGGAATTCTTTCTCCGTCAGCAGATGCAGGCCATCCGCAAGGAATTGGGTGAAGAGTCTGATGGCAAGGTGGAGCTGCAAGAATTGCGGGAACGGGCTGCTGAGGCCGGTTTGAGCGAAGAAGCACATCAGGCGGTGGAAAAAGAGCTGACCCGTCTGGAGCGGATTTCTCCTTCTTCCCCGGAATATTCTGTTTCCCGCAATTATATTGACTGGGTCCTGGATCTGCCCTGGAACGTCTCTACCGAGGATACTCTGGATTTTAATAAGGCAGAGAGTGATCTGGAAGAGGAACATTACGGCCTGGACAAGATCAAGCGGCGGATCCTGGAATTCCTGGCTGTCCGTAAGCTGAAAAACGATATCCACGGTCCGATCCTCTGTCTGGCCGGTCCTCCAGGGGTGGGTAAGACCTCCCTGGGCCAATCCATCGCCCGGACCATGGGGCGGAAGTTTTCCCGTATTGCTTTGGGTGGTATGCGGGACGAGGCCGAGATTCGCGGGCATAGGCGAACCTATATTGGCGCCCTGCCCGGGCGTATTATCCAGAATCTGAAAAAGGTGGGGGCCAATAATCCCGTTGTCCTCCTGGATGAGATCGACAAGCTGGGCAATGATTTTCGCGGCGATCCTGCTTCTGCCCTGCTGGAGGTCCTGGACCCGGAGCAGAACGCGACCTTTACTGATCATTACCTGGATATAGAATTTGATTTGTCCAAGGTCATGTTCATCGCCACCGCTAATATGTTGGAGACCATCCCCGGTCCCCTGCGGGACAGGATGGAGGTGGTGCAATTATCCAGTTATACGGAAAATGAAAAACTGGCCATTGCCCGCAAATATCTGTTGAAAAAACAGTTGAGAGAGCATGCGCTCACTGAGGCGAATCTGGAGATGGACGATGAGGCCCTGCTGGCCGTTATCCGTTCCTACACCAGAGAGGCGGGCGTGCGTAATTTGGAGCGTCAGCTGGCAGCCATCTGTCGCGGCGTTGCTGCCAATCTCGCCCGTGGCTGGACTGAGAAGACTGTGGTCACAGCGGATAATCTCTACGATTTTCTCGGAGTAGTAAATTATACCTCTGAAATGAAGGCCCGTACCTGGGGACCGGGACTCTCCACCGGTCTGGCCTGGACCCCGGTGGGTGGCCAGATCCTCTTTATCGAGACCTCGAAGATGAAGGGCAAGGGTGGTCTTGCCCTGACCGGTAAGCTCGGCGATGTGATGAAGGAATCCGCTTCTGCGGCCCTGACCTATATCCGCTCCAACGCGGAATCCTTGGGGATTGATGAGGATGTCTTTTCCCAGATTGATCTCCATGTCCATGTGCCGGACGGGGCCACCCCCAAGGACGGCCCTTCTGCCGGGGTGGCAATGGTCAGCTCCCTGATCTCGGTGATCAGTGACCGGACAGTCCGCCAGGATGTGGCCATGACCGGTGAGATCACTCTGCGGGGCGATGTCCTGCCTGTGGGTGGTATTGCGGAAAAGGTCCTGGCTGCCTTACGAGCCGGAATTACGGAACTGGTTTTACCAGTTCTCAATGAAAAGGATGTGCTGGAGATCCCGGAAGAGGTCCGCGAAGGGATTATTTTCCATTATCCGCACACCATTGAAGAAGCTCTGGAATTTGTTCTGGAGAAAGAGACGGATAACGCATAA
- a CDS encoding DnaJ domain-containing protein → MQRQYSYNSNQPGCGGCLLIVILLLLATGGWQAVGNFVSVLIYSGLFGVIVLFAAFFGFTKYIQSRATAYEQSQSETHNRFVFLLVNILVCIAKADGHFTKSELRTMLNFFQHSLHYNQEQMYWVKQLIKEARDEEQDLDALLTEFRNRFAYEPRLILLELIYQLIFTKSPAEEAELNLARKIGQFLSISEYERRTMENKYRYGHQKQRSGGVGGGAPAEQQYYAVLGVEQGADFAAIKKAYRKLSMQYHPDKVAHLGDEFKGVAEEKMKEINAAYDHFRRKFEGS, encoded by the coding sequence ATGCAACGCCAGTACAGCTATAACAGCAACCAGCCGGGCTGCGGCGGTTGTCTTTTGATTGTGATCCTCCTCCTGTTGGCCACTGGTGGCTGGCAGGCTGTGGGGAATTTTGTCTCTGTCCTTATTTACTCTGGTCTGTTCGGGGTAATCGTTCTCTTTGCGGCCTTTTTTGGCTTTACCAAATATATCCAGAGCCGGGCCACAGCCTACGAGCAATCCCAGAGCGAGACCCATAATCGTTTTGTCTTTCTTCTGGTCAATATCCTGGTCTGCATTGCCAAGGCAGACGGCCATTTCACCAAGTCCGAGTTGCGGACCATGCTCAACTTCTTCCAGCACTCGCTCCATTATAACCAGGAGCAGATGTACTGGGTCAAGCAGCTGATCAAGGAGGCCCGTGATGAAGAGCAGGACCTGGATGCCCTGCTCACCGAGTTCCGCAACCGCTTTGCCTATGAGCCCCGCCTGATCCTGTTGGAGCTGATCTATCAACTCATCTTTACCAAGAGCCCTGCAGAAGAGGCAGAGCTTAATCTGGCCCGCAAGATCGGGCAATTTTTGAGCATTAGTGAATATGAGCGCCGGACCATGGAGAATAAATACCGGTACGGGCATCAAAAGCAGAGGTCCGGCGGTGTTGGCGGCGGTGCTCCGGCTGAGCAGCAGTATTATGCCGTGCTCGGGGTGGAGCAGGGGGCAGATTTTGCTGCCATCAAAAAGGCCTACCGTAAGCTCTCTATGCAGTATCACCCGGATAAGGTGGCTCATTTAGGTGATGAGTTTAAGGGGGTGGCTGAGGAGAAGATGAAGGAGATCAATGCGGCCTATGATCATTTTCGGAGGAAGTTTGAGGGAAGTTAG
- a CDS encoding ABC transporter ATP-binding protein has translation MSKHIKQQEGNNLLQAVNIHKSYGTKANPVQVLRRVNLEISPGEMLAIVGASGSGKTTLLQLLGCLDVPDKGSLWFAGQGLTELSENRLAAHRNKNIGFIFQFHYLLPEFSALENVMMPGLIAGLAGEKLQEDAHQLLKQVGLEHRVTHRSGELSGGEQQRVALARALIRQPALLLADEPTGNLDSASGQQVFELLTELCQTRSMSVAMVTHNMELARSMDRCLTLKDGCLQGMMAS, from the coding sequence ATGAGTAAGCACATAAAACAACAAGAAGGGAATAACCTTCTTCAGGCGGTTAATATTCACAAAAGTTATGGAACAAAGGCGAATCCTGTCCAGGTCCTGCGGCGGGTAAACCTGGAGATTTCGCCTGGGGAGATGCTGGCGATTGTTGGCGCCTCTGGCTCGGGTAAAACCACCTTGTTGCAGCTTCTCGGCTGCCTGGACGTCCCGGATAAGGGGAGCCTCTGGTTTGCGGGCCAGGGCTTGACCGAACTTTCAGAGAATCGATTGGCAGCCCATCGGAACAAAAATATCGGCTTTATCTTTCAGTTTCACTATCTGCTCCCGGAATTTTCGGCCCTGGAGAATGTGATGATGCCTGGTCTGATCGCTGGTCTGGCTGGCGAGAAACTTCAGGAAGATGCGCATCAGCTCCTGAAGCAGGTCGGGCTGGAGCATCGGGTCACCCACCGCAGTGGGGAGTTGTCCGGCGGGGAACAGCAGCGGGTGGCCCTGGCCAGGGCCCTGATCAGGCAGCCTGCTCTCTTGCTGGCTGATGAGCCCACCGGCAACCTGGATTCGGCCAGCGGCCAACAGGTCTTTGAGCTGCTGACCGAGCTCTGTCAGACCCGCTCCATGTCCGTGGCCATGGTGACCCATAATATGGAATTGGCCAGGTCCATGGATCGTTGTTTGACCCTGAAAGACGGGTGCTTACAAGGGATGATGGCCTCGTGA
- a CDS encoding Rpn family recombination-promoting nuclease/putative transposase, translated as MPTRKLVSFDWAMKKLLRSKANFDILEGFLSELLKEDIHILEILESESNKEEQQDKFNRVDLKVRNQDNELVIIEVQYDRELDYLQRILFSTAKVITEHLSEGDPYSSVSKVISVNILYFDLGQGTDYVYHGSTSFQGIHNQDILQLSESQKNLYRKKEVHQVFPEYYLIKINSFDDIAKDSLDEWIYFLKNEEIKEEFRAKGLEKAKHELDIMKLPEKEQRAYERYRDNLHYQASMFETSYTAAILEGRREGLKEGKLEGLKEGKLEGIKEGKQEGIKEGEKKKAMQIARKLLTTGELDVQSIAAMTELSEEEVNALKNKEENI; from the coding sequence ATGCCAACCCGAAAACTCGTCAGTTTTGACTGGGCCATGAAAAAGCTCCTGCGGAGCAAGGCCAACTTTGACATCCTGGAAGGATTTCTCAGCGAACTCCTGAAAGAGGATATCCACATCCTGGAGATCCTGGAAAGCGAAAGCAATAAGGAGGAACAACAGGACAAGTTCAACCGGGTGGATCTGAAGGTCAGAAACCAGGACAATGAGCTGGTCATCATTGAGGTGCAGTATGACCGGGAGCTTGATTACCTCCAACGTATTCTCTTCAGTACTGCCAAGGTCATCACTGAGCACCTCAGCGAGGGCGATCCGTATTCCTCTGTGTCTAAGGTGATTTCGGTTAATATTCTCTATTTCGATCTCGGCCAGGGCACAGATTATGTCTATCATGGCTCAACCTCTTTTCAGGGTATTCATAATCAGGATATCCTTCAGCTCTCAGAAAGTCAGAAAAATTTGTACCGGAAAAAAGAGGTGCATCAGGTCTTTCCAGAATACTACCTCATCAAGATCAATAGCTTTGATGATATTGCCAAGGACAGCCTGGACGAGTGGATCTATTTTCTCAAGAATGAGGAGATTAAAGAGGAGTTTCGGGCCAAGGGGCTGGAAAAGGCCAAGCATGAACTGGACATTATGAAGCTCCCTGAAAAGGAACAGCGGGCCTATGAACGCTATCGGGATAACCTCCATTATCAGGCCAGTATGTTTGAGACGTCTTATACGGCTGCTATTCTGGAAGGAAGGAGAGAAGGTCTGAAAGAAGGAAAGCTTGAAGGCCTGAAGGAAGGTAAGCTGGAAGGAATCAAGGAAGGGAAGCAAGAAGGTATAAAGGAAGGCGAGAAGAAGAAGGCCATGCAGATTGCCCGCAAACTTCTTACAACAGGTGAGTTGGATGTCCAGAGTATCGCAGCTATGACAGAGTTGAGTGAAGAAGAGGTAAACGCATTGAAAAATAAAGAGGAAAATATATGA